A genomic stretch from Candidatus Methanomassiliicoccus intestinalis Issoire-Mx1 includes:
- a CDS encoding InlB B-repeat-containing protein: MNEGNDFTNKTIELGSDIDLSKHYWTPIGINGPNTFNGSFNGQNHKLFSMYINTDNLPSNSNHIGFFGIIKTTKAIENLTICNSLIDIESSNNVSVGGIVGAKSYGSISNCNFSGNISVTVNNSSSYVGGISGDSYNSASILNCINLADISLTLNCDNISSYSYIGGITGSNVGNLEECFNYGSINSESIGTFESTSKLYMGGICGYTKGSISISEIYSFNGDIYAIFYGTTYIGGICGYIEGVISIENYSCSGKLTSKSSHSDAYAGGICGYISGDLLITNCASSFDIDVDIAKYATAYVGGILGCNLRTGTIINCYYSGNIYAGPVNGNVGNTLYVGGISGYNNETISNCYNLGNIFVSSDKSSNGSVMHIGGIAGHNSSGNLMNCYNSGKIVSLSNSSNLINICTGGIAGYNGSILSYCYNTGEVEVTSSSVPASTSSTSNYPGDKKICAGGIVGFDYGAVSSSYNTGSVTSQYNSPNEPIAISSFSIDVYAGGIVGYAVPSSKLSCCYNAGKISSNIILSQNFDDDGYNKPKPNLTFKAYSGGVAGSSSNGTINNCYNIGAIDSTSTSNANPSNLAAADVYTYSGGICGDYTGNYVTYCYNIGMITSTSTSNDSLSVKFDTYAGGIYGYGATPATSSAVNLYYSSECVSSSTEYINTAAGTPLELENMKYTGLLGDNNHNLNDTGGSNWSPDIYNSNNGLPVLSKTPVQVNPEHSETQPPKSTVYITPIADDSQTDNYLETIIIKYNGTCSLKAHALDVSGYVISYEWYKLSAKTNTFELIPNESNFELNLAENVPGTYYVKVTYTKNPVNMSYMKNNPILGEQSSGYTYTSLTITIKELSENQKLITFDSNGGSSVPQQVLTADDPIKEPTDPTRPGYSFLGWYYNESIWDFNTPVTKDMNLVAHWRYNEPYYPPSYSLKLQSNNSSNLYKEYSGSYGTYITLPQVDTLGWEYKDHIFKNWNTKADGSGTSYSAGDRFSINSNVTLYAQWEEVSTPPVVQKVTVTFYIGNDVYKVVEVNKDSSLKDKFPVNPESSDSDSNFKEWNTKEDASGTAFTADSIVNEDTSVYAVWEKSSSSSSHSWWWIIIIIILIIIAAAYYYYKKNQN, encoded by the coding sequence GTGAATGAGGGAAATGATTTCACTAATAAAACAATCGAGCTTGGCAGTGACATCGATCTTTCAAAACATTACTGGACGCCAATTGGGATTAATGGTCCTAATACCTTTAATGGATCATTCAATGGTCAAAATCATAAATTATTTTCAATGTATATAAATACTGATAACCTTCCATCAAATTCCAATCACATTGGGTTTTTCGGAATTATTAAAACTACTAAGGCAATTGAAAACTTGACAATATGTAATTCATTAATCGATATAGAATCTTCAAATAATGTAAGTGTAGGTGGCATAGTTGGTGCCAAATCCTATGGGTCAATATCAAATTGTAATTTCAGTGGAAACATATCAGTAACTGTAAATAATTCAAGTTCATATGTAGGTGGGATATCTGGAGATTCATATAATTCTGCAAGTATCCTAAACTGTATTAATCTTGCAGATATATCCTTAACATTGAATTGTGATAATATTTCCTCATATTCATACATTGGAGGTATTACAGGTTCAAACGTTGGGAATCTTGAAGAATGCTTCAATTATGGATCAATAAATTCTGAATCTATTGGTACATTCGAATCTACCTCTAAGTTGTATATGGGTGGAATATGTGGATACACTAAAGGATCAATCTCAATCAGTGAAATATACTCATTTAACGGTGATATATATGCTATTTTTTACGGCACTACTTATATCGGTGGAATATGTGGATACATTGAAGGAGTGATCTCAATTGAAAATTACTCTTGCAGTGGAAAATTGACGTCAAAGTCTTCACATTCTGATGCGTATGCTGGAGGAATCTGTGGATATATCTCTGGAGATTTGTTAATAACTAATTGTGCATCTTCATTTGATATTGATGTGGATATTGCAAAGTATGCTACTGCGTATGTTGGTGGAATCCTTGGATGTAATCTTAGAACAGGAACAATTATAAATTGTTACTATTCTGGAAACATCTATGCTGGTCCGGTGAATGGTAATGTAGGAAATACGTTATACGTAGGCGGAATTTCTGGATACAATAATGAAACGATCTCTAATTGTTATAATCTTGGAAATATATTTGTGTCTTCAGATAAATCTTCCAATGGCAGTGTAATGCATATTGGTGGTATTGCAGGACACAATAGTAGTGGCAATTTGATGAATTGTTACAATTCTGGGAAAATAGTCTCCTTATCTAATTCATCTAACTTGATAAATATCTGCACTGGTGGTATTGCAGGATATAATGGATCTATACTATCTTATTGCTACAATACTGGTGAAGTTGAAGTCACATCATCATCTGTCCCTGCAAGTACAAGTAGTACGAGCAATTACCCAGGTGATAAAAAGATCTGTGCAGGCGGAATTGTAGGATTTGATTATGGGGCTGTATCCTCATCATATAATACTGGCTCAGTGACTTCACAATACAATTCACCCAATGAACCCATCGCTATATCATCATTTAGCATTGATGTATATGCTGGCGGTATTGTAGGCTATGCAGTGCCTAGTTCAAAATTAAGCTGTTGTTATAATGCAGGTAAGATATCTTCAAATATCATATTATCACAAAACTTTGATGATGATGGATATAATAAACCAAAACCAAATTTAACGTTCAAAGCATACTCTGGAGGTGTAGCAGGTAGCAGTTCAAATGGCACTATAAATAACTGCTATAATATTGGTGCCATTGACTCAACATCTACTTCCAATGCTAATCCTTCTAATCTAGCCGCCGCTGATGTGTACACTTATTCTGGTGGAATTTGTGGAGATTACACAGGCAACTATGTTACGTATTGTTATAATATTGGAATGATCACATCCACATCAACTAGTAACGATTCACTCTCAGTAAAATTCGATACATATGCTGGAGGAATTTATGGCTATGGTGCTACACCTGCTACTTCATCTGCAGTAAATCTATACTATTCTTCTGAATGTGTTAGTTCATCTACAGAATACATCAATACTGCTGCTGGAACTCCATTAGAACTTGAGAATATGAAATATACAGGTCTTTTAGGAGACAACAATCACAATCTCAATGATACTGGTGGTTCAAACTGGTCTCCAGATATATATAACTCTAACAACGGTTTACCGGTCTTATCTAAAACACCGGTTCAGGTGAATCCAGAGCACTCTGAAACCCAGCCTCCAAAATCGACAGTATATATAACACCAATAGCCGACGATTCTCAAACTGATAACTACTTAGAAACTATCATTATAAAATATAATGGTACATGCAGCCTGAAAGCTCATGCGCTAGATGTAAGTGGTTATGTAATATCCTATGAATGGTACAAATTATCTGCTAAAACTAATACGTTTGAACTAATTCCAAATGAGAGTAATTTTGAATTAAATTTAGCTGAAAACGTTCCTGGGACGTATTATGTTAAAGTCACATACACAAAAAATCCAGTCAATATGTCTTATATGAAAAATAATCCAATTCTCGGTGAACAATCTTCTGGATACACATATACTTCATTAACAATTACAATAAAAGAACTATCTGAGAATCAAAAATTAATAACATTTGATTCCAATGGCGGAAGTTCCGTACCACAACAGGTATTAACAGCTGACGATCCTATTAAAGAGCCTACAGATCCTACAAGGCCTGGATACTCATTTTTAGGATGGTACTATAATGAGTCTATATGGGATTTCAATACTCCTGTAACTAAAGATATGAATCTTGTAGCTCATTGGAGATATAATGAACCATATTACCCACCGTCATATTCATTGAAATTGCAGTCAAATAATTCCAGTAACTTGTATAAAGAATATTCCGGATCATACGGAACATATATCACACTGCCTCAAGTAGACACATTGGGATGGGAATATAAAGATCATATATTCAAGAACTGGAACACTAAAGCAGATGGTTCAGGAACTTCATATTCTGCAGGAGACAGATTCTCAATCAATTCTAATGTAACATTATATGCGCAATGGGAAGAAGTATCAACTCCGCCTGTAGTGCAGAAGGTAACAGTTACATTCTACATTGGAAATGATGTATACAAAGTAGTAGAAGTAAACAAAGACTCATCACTGAAAGACAAGTTCCCTGTAAATCCTGAATCTTCTGACAGCGACAGTAATTTCAAAGAATGGAATACAAAAGAGGATGCTTCAGGAACAGCATTTACAGCAGATTCAATAGTAAACGAAGACACTTCAGTATATGCAGTATGGGAAAAGTCTTCATCAAGCAGCAGTCACAGCTGGTGGTGGATTATAATCATCATAATTCTGATCATAATTGCTGCTGCTTACTATTACTACAAAAAGAATCAGAACTGA
- a CDS encoding tetratricopeptide repeat protein — protein sequence MMDIVTECRNPDPDVKDAFDKAIKLKEENPSESEKILRVCISKGCTDSMVALGNILSTGTDEQKKESFKLFTEAGNAGNIHGLRNSGYALALGIGCSKNKTAAAEWYKRAAEAGHAKAQCNLGVLYSYGNGVSQNDEEAAKWYKMSAENGYSRGQTNYGEYLMYGRGVKKDAAEAAKWFEASGSNRALFHLAELYLAGDGVPQSRDKAIEFLKSSSDGGYAKAMTFLASLIINEDRVYAESLYTKAAEKGNQTAIDALRNLGLPIPCVKKVRN from the coding sequence ATGATGGATATTGTTACAGAGTGCAGAAATCCTGATCCAGATGTAAAAGATGCTTTCGACAAAGCAATCAAATTAAAAGAAGAAAATCCATCGGAATCTGAAAAGATACTCAGGGTATGCATCAGCAAAGGCTGTACTGATTCAATGGTAGCTTTAGGCAATATCCTCAGCACAGGAACTGATGAACAGAAAAAAGAATCTTTCAAGTTGTTTACGGAAGCCGGCAATGCGGGAAATATCCATGGTCTGAGGAATTCTGGATACGCACTAGCGCTGGGTATTGGATGCAGTAAAAACAAGACTGCTGCTGCAGAGTGGTACAAACGTGCAGCTGAAGCTGGACATGCTAAAGCCCAGTGCAATCTTGGAGTTCTTTACAGTTACGGAAACGGAGTTTCTCAGAATGATGAAGAAGCTGCAAAATGGTATAAAATGTCTGCAGAAAACGGTTACAGCCGCGGACAGACAAACTACGGCGAATATCTGATGTATGGCCGAGGGGTGAAAAAAGATGCTGCAGAAGCTGCAAAGTGGTTTGAAGCTTCAGGTTCCAACAGGGCGTTGTTTCACCTTGCAGAATTGTATCTGGCTGGAGATGGAGTTCCGCAAAGCAGAGATAAAGCAATAGAATTTTTAAAATCTTCATCAGATGGAGGATATGCAAAAGCGATGACGTTCTTGGCTTCATTGATCATAAACGAAGACCGTGTCTATGCTGAGTCTCTATACACAAAAGCTGCTGAGAAAGGAAATCAAACTGCTATTGATGCTTTGAGAAATCTCGGGCTGCCGATTCCATGTGTAAAAAAGGTGAGGAACTAG
- a CDS encoding restriction endonuclease, whose product MIPPFHKFFIPTLEILQDEEIRRSSEIAELLKKSYPLPEEDYKEVLKSGETRYNNRVHWCLSHLKHGGLIESVSRGCYGITSVGLDELNDHSEQKDMKYFLEKYPALDEFIHSKSNEKKQPMSEITPMELIESAVEANEQTLKSDLMKMIYQNVNWSFFEHLVLELLSAMGYGTDRSSLKCTGKPGDQGIDGEISEDALGFDKIFIQAKHYSKDNKVTDKEIRNFIGSISIKGGNKGVFITTSSFTDKAIEAARSCNSSKIILIDGELLAQYMINNNVGVAISNTYHIKKVDLDFFEED is encoded by the coding sequence ATGATACCGCCATTTCATAAATTTTTCATACCAACTTTAGAGATATTACAAGATGAGGAGATTAGAAGATCTTCTGAAATAGCTGAACTTCTAAAGAAGTCCTACCCGCTTCCTGAAGAAGATTATAAAGAAGTTCTAAAGAGCGGAGAAACACGATATAATAATCGTGTTCACTGGTGTCTGTCTCATCTCAAACATGGCGGCCTGATTGAATCTGTCTCCAGAGGATGTTATGGAATAACAAGTGTTGGATTAGATGAATTAAATGATCATTCTGAACAAAAGGACATGAAATACTTTTTAGAGAAATATCCAGCACTGGATGAGTTTATTCATAGCAAATCAAATGAGAAAAAACAGCCGATGTCTGAGATTACACCAATGGAACTGATAGAATCTGCTGTAGAAGCAAATGAGCAGACGTTGAAATCAGACTTAATGAAAATGATTTACCAAAATGTGAATTGGTCATTCTTTGAACATTTAGTATTAGAGCTGCTGAGTGCAATGGGATATGGTACAGATAGATCTTCACTAAAATGCACAGGTAAACCTGGAGATCAAGGTATTGATGGTGAAATATCTGAAGACGCTTTGGGATTCGACAAGATCTTCATTCAGGCAAAACACTACAGCAAAGATAATAAAGTCACAGACAAAGAAATTAGAAACTTCATTGGATCGATCTCAATAAAAGGTGGAAATAAAGGAGTATTTATCACAACATCTTCATTTACTGATAAGGCAATTGAAGCTGCAAGATCGTGCAATTCCTCAAAAATAATTTTGATTGACGGAGAACTGCTTGCTCAATACATGATAAATAACAATGTGGGAGTTGCAATCAGCAATACATATCATATCAAAAAGGTTGATTTAGACTTTTTCGAAGAGGATTGA
- a CDS encoding initiation factor 2B-like protein translates to MNQQFSRITEYVAGDIHSGAAEMAVKTLRDILSIDSLDTVSQEDWKEFAINLHHGKPCMAPIFNIANAIMIYVPEGNSAVIKVLKRILRQEEESTESLRKSARNISGDVFLTTTYSSTVLKALAEISKTRDIKVIATESAPGKEGRLFANLVGEFADCKLIHDSTIFSVASEADCFISGADSIIPKGVVNKVGTRTAAEAARVCGLDSCVICSSLKLCPVNLSDLHVTRKLNGRVEEYNQIFDVTSLNLFQKVITDLGDYTPNDILKNMSSNVSKELYGN, encoded by the coding sequence ATGAATCAGCAATTCAGCAGGATCACAGAATATGTAGCTGGAGACATTCACTCTGGAGCAGCAGAAATGGCTGTAAAGACTCTTCGCGACATACTGTCAATCGATTCGCTGGACACTGTTTCTCAAGAAGACTGGAAAGAGTTTGCAATTAATCTTCACCATGGAAAGCCGTGCATGGCTCCCATATTCAATATTGCTAATGCAATAATGATCTACGTTCCCGAGGGAAATTCAGCAGTAATTAAGGTTCTGAAAAGGATACTGAGACAGGAAGAAGAAAGCACTGAATCGCTGAGAAAGTCTGCTAGAAACATTTCCGGAGATGTATTTTTAACTACGACATATTCTTCTACAGTCCTGAAGGCGCTGGCTGAAATTTCAAAAACAAGAGATATAAAGGTCATTGCAACGGAGTCTGCACCCGGTAAAGAAGGCCGGCTGTTTGCTAATCTGGTAGGGGAATTTGCAGACTGCAAGCTGATTCATGATTCTACAATATTTTCTGTAGCATCCGAAGCTGACTGCTTCATAAGCGGTGCTGATTCGATAATTCCCAAAGGAGTTGTCAATAAAGTAGGTACAAGAACTGCCGCGGAAGCAGCCAGAGTCTGTGGTCTTGACTCATGTGTTATCTGCAGTTCATTAAAACTGTGTCCAGTTAATCTTTCAGATCTGCATGTCACAAGAAAACTGAACGGGCGCGTTGAAGAATATAACCAGATTTTTGATGTAACTTCACTGAACTTATTCCAGAAAGTCATAACAGATCTGGGAGATTACACGCCTAATGATATTCTTAAAAATATGAGCAGCAACGTCTCCAAAGAGCTTTACGGCAACTAA
- a CDS encoding Lrp/AsnC family transcriptional regulator, whose amino-acid sequence MKLDGRDFEILNILQENGRLSFRQISEITGLSVPTVSSRINDMEQAGIIRGYKADLAPENLGEFSAVAEIVVRPSEADLVSEELSKNPAVRQIFRLSNGKILILCTFTGLSSMNSFSFFISSLSQIISCEMATVTDTMKEECRAIVHQDSALLFEGKKTVQ is encoded by the coding sequence ATGAAATTAGACGGACGAGACTTTGAGATCCTAAATATCCTACAGGAGAACGGGAGGCTTTCGTTTCGTCAGATTTCAGAGATTACTGGTTTGAGTGTTCCTACAGTAAGCAGCAGAATAAATGATATGGAGCAGGCAGGCATAATCAGAGGCTACAAAGCTGATTTGGCACCTGAAAATCTTGGAGAGTTCAGCGCTGTTGCAGAAATAGTGGTAAGACCGTCCGAAGCCGATCTCGTGTCTGAAGAGCTGAGCAAGAATCCGGCTGTCAGGCAGATATTCCGCTTGAGCAACGGCAAAATTCTCATCCTGTGTACATTCACAGGCTTATCCTCTATGAATTCCTTTAGTTTTTTTATTTCTTCTTTGTCTCAGATCATAAGTTGCGAAATGGCTACTGTTACCGACACTATGAAAGAAGAATGCAGGGCGATAGTCCATCAGGATTCTGCTTTATTATTCGAGGGAAAGAAGACTGTTCAGTGA
- a CDS encoding HAD family hydrolase, producing MIKAVVFDLDGTLIYNHTNFMKMRKCVVDELISEGIPEEILDEDDIIVNNMAQAEKYAKENGINVSKLYSATGRIMSQVELETVDLTTPVEGALDTIISLQNECYKTGILTRGSRQYAESALKAANLDIEFDVFICRDDYPEEEAKPSPIAMQRAAEKMRVEVSECLYLGDHAIDMRCATAAGAKFLGVLTGAYTADDWKKINVEYVENITSLNSLLSLE from the coding sequence ATGATAAAAGCCGTAGTTTTCGATCTTGATGGCACATTGATTTACAACCATACCAATTTTATGAAGATGAGAAAATGTGTGGTTGATGAACTGATCAGCGAAGGAATTCCAGAAGAGATCCTGGATGAAGATGACATCATCGTTAACAACATGGCTCAGGCAGAAAAGTATGCCAAAGAAAACGGCATTAATGTTTCTAAACTGTACTCTGCAACAGGCAGGATCATGAGCCAGGTGGAGCTGGAGACTGTTGACCTGACCACGCCGGTTGAAGGCGCGCTTGACACGATAATCAGTCTGCAGAACGAATGTTACAAAACCGGCATACTGACAAGAGGTTCAAGACAGTACGCAGAAAGCGCCCTCAAGGCCGCTAATTTAGACATTGAATTTGATGTGTTCATCTGCAGAGATGATTATCCTGAAGAAGAGGCTAAACCTTCTCCGATCGCTATGCAGAGAGCTGCCGAGAAGATGAGAGTGGAAGTTTCAGAATGTCTTTATCTCGGCGATCATGCTATTGATATGAGATGCGCCACGGCAGCAGGAGCAAAATTCCTGGGCGTTCTCACTGGAGCCTACACGGCAGACGACTGGAAGAAAATTAATGTTGAGTATGTAGAAAACATAACTTCACTGAACAGTCTTCTTTCCCTCGAATAA
- a CDS encoding heavy metal translocating P-type ATPase, which produces MESVPAGKSIILKVKGMQCSSCSRAIETSLNSSNGVYSSAANATTGNVSVTYDPAVITVKEIVSAIEKAGFSVALSAVTYTVKGMTCASCVASIEKSLNAIEGVYSVNVNLGTSKVAVSFDEDRVSPKRIVETIENAGFEVASEVEKKGSEDRAQLNTLIFAVVFSVPAILLMIGFDYLGLDAHGYEGYILMILTAPVQFIAGYQFYRGTYYSLKNRTLGMDVLIAVGSSAAYFYSAAAVLLPGYFHGHLYFDASAMIITLILFGKYLEHIAKGRASDAVKKLIELRPDTATVIRDGREVTISPSEMVIGDLFVVKPGERIAADGIIEEGVSAVDESMITGESVPIDKKKGSEVIGGTINQNGRLVVKAEKVGNETTLAQIIRLVEDAQSSKAPIQRYADKVASYFVPAVISIAVISFLIWYLWGYGHYVGGDGTFSFSLSILIAVLVISCPCALGLATPTAVIVGSGKGAENGILIKSGAALETAGKIKTVVLDKTGTITEGKLSVTESTVPSELIPYIIAAERGSEHPLSRAVTAYADENTPIMPVESFEAVPGKGVKAQVGGKNVIVGNRSLMDDYNLSYSSVEDDVIKLEEQGQTVVIAAVDDQIAGIIGIADTIKETSKMAVSEMKNIGIDVVMITGDNKRAAAVTAEKVGIERFVAEALPSTKSEQISLLKKEGPVAMIGDGINDAPALALADVGIAIGSGTDVALETGDIVLIKNDLIDAVASIQLSRKTVSKIRQNLFWALCYNTAAIPIAAGILFPAFGILLNPIVAAAAMSVSSITVVANAALLKRYTPEIKRKKNSL; this is translated from the coding sequence ATGGAGAGTGTTCCTGCCGGAAAAAGCATAATTCTAAAGGTCAAGGGGATGCAGTGTTCCTCCTGCTCTCGGGCAATAGAGACATCGCTGAATTCTTCTAACGGGGTTTATTCATCAGCCGCCAATGCTACGACAGGAAATGTCAGCGTAACGTATGATCCTGCCGTCATCACCGTTAAAGAAATTGTTTCAGCGATCGAAAAGGCAGGATTTTCTGTCGCATTGTCTGCTGTTACATACACAGTCAAAGGAATGACCTGCGCCTCATGCGTTGCCAGCATCGAGAAGTCCCTCAATGCCATAGAAGGCGTGTATTCTGTAAATGTTAACTTGGGCACCTCAAAAGTAGCGGTATCATTCGATGAAGACAGAGTATCGCCTAAAAGAATTGTGGAAACTATCGAAAATGCAGGATTTGAAGTTGCCAGTGAGGTTGAAAAGAAAGGCAGTGAAGACAGGGCGCAGTTGAATACTCTGATATTTGCTGTTGTTTTCAGCGTGCCGGCCATTCTGCTGATGATTGGCTTTGACTATCTGGGTCTGGATGCTCACGGGTATGAAGGCTACATCCTGATGATTCTCACCGCTCCGGTTCAATTCATCGCCGGATACCAGTTCTACAGGGGCACCTATTATTCTCTGAAGAACCGCACTCTGGGAATGGATGTGCTGATTGCAGTCGGCTCTTCTGCCGCATACTTCTATTCTGCAGCCGCAGTTTTACTGCCCGGATACTTCCACGGCCATCTGTACTTTGATGCCTCAGCAATGATCATCACACTCATCCTTTTCGGTAAATATCTGGAGCATATTGCAAAGGGAAGAGCCTCCGATGCAGTGAAGAAACTGATTGAACTCAGGCCTGATACTGCTACAGTCATCCGTGACGGCAGAGAAGTCACGATTTCTCCATCTGAGATGGTTATCGGAGACTTGTTTGTAGTAAAGCCGGGAGAACGCATTGCTGCGGATGGAATCATTGAGGAAGGCGTCTCAGCAGTCGATGAAAGCATGATCACCGGTGAAAGCGTTCCTATTGACAAGAAAAAAGGAAGCGAAGTGATCGGAGGCACGATAAATCAGAACGGCAGGCTGGTGGTCAAGGCTGAAAAAGTCGGCAATGAAACCACGCTTGCGCAGATTATCCGTCTGGTGGAGGATGCCCAGTCATCTAAAGCGCCGATCCAACGTTATGCTGACAAAGTTGCTTCTTATTTCGTTCCAGCGGTCATTTCTATTGCAGTGATTTCCTTTTTAATCTGGTATCTCTGGGGATACGGCCACTATGTCGGCGGAGACGGAACATTCTCATTCTCACTGTCCATTTTGATCGCAGTTCTCGTCATCTCATGCCCATGTGCTTTGGGCTTAGCTACCCCTACGGCAGTAATTGTCGGTTCTGGAAAGGGAGCGGAAAATGGAATATTAATCAAAAGCGGAGCAGCTCTTGAGACTGCCGGCAAAATTAAGACTGTGGTGCTTGACAAAACAGGAACCATCACCGAAGGAAAGCTTTCTGTTACCGAGTCTACCGTGCCTTCAGAACTTATTCCGTACATCATCGCTGCCGAAAGAGGCTCTGAACATCCTCTGAGCAGAGCGGTTACCGCATACGCTGATGAGAACACTCCAATCATGCCTGTTGAATCGTTTGAAGCCGTTCCGGGAAAGGGCGTAAAAGCTCAAGTCGGCGGCAAAAACGTGATTGTCGGGAACAGGTCGCTGATGGATGATTACAATCTGTCATATTCATCAGTCGAAGATGATGTTATCAAGCTGGAAGAACAGGGACAGACTGTTGTCATTGCTGCTGTTGATGATCAAATTGCAGGCATCATCGGCATCGCTGACACGATCAAAGAGACTTCAAAGATGGCTGTGTCTGAAATGAAAAACATAGGCATCGATGTAGTGATGATAACTGGCGACAATAAGAGAGCAGCTGCAGTTACGGCAGAAAAGGTAGGCATCGAGAGATTTGTTGCTGAAGCTCTGCCTTCCACTAAATCCGAACAGATTTCCCTTCTTAAGAAAGAAGGTCCTGTAGCTATGATCGGCGATGGAATAAATGACGCTCCTGCGCTGGCATTAGCAGATGTGGGAATTGCCATCGGCAGCGGAACTGATGTAGCTCTTGAAACAGGGGATATCGTGCTGATCAAGAATGATCTCATTGACGCGGTAGCTTCAATACAACTGTCAAGAAAGACAGTGTCAAAGATCCGCCAGAACCTGTTTTGGGCTTTATGCTACAATACTGCAGCCATACCAATAGCCGCCGGAATTCTATTCCCTGCATTTGGGATACTTCTCAATCCTATCGTTGCAGCTGCAGCAATGTCGGTAAGTTCAATAACAGTAGTGGCAAATGCGGCTCTGCTGAAAAGATACACTCCTGAAATCAAAAGGAAAAAGAATAGTCTTTGA
- a CDS encoding TrpB-like pyridoxal phosphate-dependent enzyme, translated as MAIHKDDVIRLDIDDIPTKWYNIAADLPVPLPPPLHPGTMQPATAEDLSAIFPPSIVRQEMSTDRYIDIPEEVRDAYVALNRPAPLCRARRLEQYLKTPAKIYFKREDLSPGGSHKPNSAIPQTYFNMIDGTEHLTTETGAGQWGSALSLSCAHFGLDCKVFMVRVSYDQKPFRRLIMETYGGKVYASPSKETEYGRKLLAEDPDNPGSLGIAISEAIETCVHQENTKYALGSVANHVMIHQTIIGEEVIKQLEFIDEVPDYMIACAGGGSNLAGFSFPMLRKKIKGEIDTEFIAVEPSSVPSLTKGEYRYDFGDTAGMTPLFKMYTLGHDFIPSSIHAGGLRYHGMAPAVSLAKNLGYINAVSYDQHETFNAAVTFARTEGIIPAPESSHAIKAAMDKALEAKKTGEEKVIVFNLSGHGLLDMGGYSKYLHNEI; from the coding sequence ATGGCAATTCACAAAGATGATGTGATAAGGCTTGATATTGACGATATTCCAACTAAGTGGTACAACATTGCTGCAGACTTACCCGTACCTCTCCCGCCGCCGTTACATCCTGGCACAATGCAGCCAGCTACGGCAGAAGATCTGTCAGCAATTTTTCCTCCTTCAATTGTCAGGCAGGAAATGTCAACTGACAGATATATCGACATACCTGAAGAGGTAAGAGATGCATATGTTGCATTGAACAGGCCTGCACCACTGTGCAGGGCAAGGAGGCTTGAGCAGTATCTTAAGACTCCAGCAAAGATCTACTTCAAAAGAGAAGATCTGAGTCCGGGCGGATCCCACAAACCGAACAGCGCCATACCGCAGACATACTTCAACATGATCGATGGCACAGAGCACTTGACCACTGAAACAGGAGCCGGACAATGGGGAAGCGCGTTGAGTCTCAGCTGCGCACATTTTGGTTTAGACTGCAAGGTATTCATGGTCAGAGTTTCCTATGATCAAAAGCCGTTCCGCAGACTCATCATGGAAACATATGGCGGAAAAGTCTACGCTTCGCCTTCAAAAGAAACAGAATACGGAAGAAAGCTGCTTGCTGAAGACCCGGACAATCCAGGATCACTTGGTATTGCAATTTCTGAAGCTATTGAAACCTGTGTGCACCAGGAGAACACTAAGTATGCACTCGGAAGTGTAGCAAATCATGTGATGATACATCAGACAATAATCGGAGAAGAGGTAATCAAACAGCTGGAGTTCATTGATGAAGTTCCTGACTACATGATTGCCTGCGCCGGAGGCGGATCAAACCTGGCTGGATTCTCTTTCCCTATGCTGAGGAAGAAGATCAAAGGCGAGATTGATACCGAATTCATTGCCGTTGAACCAAGTTCAGTTCCAAGTCTTACAAAAGGAGAATACAGGTACGACTTCGGTGACACTGCAGGAATGACTCCTCTGTTCAAGATGTATACTCTAGGACATGATTTCATACCTTCATCAATTCACGCCGGCGGACTCCGTTACCACGGTATGGCTCCTGCAGTATCTCTGGCTAAGAATCTGGGATATATAAACGCCGTATCATACGATCAGCACGAAACTTTCAATGCCGCAGTTACATTCGCCAGAACTGAAGGTATCATTCCCGCCCCAGAATCATCCCATGCCATCAAAGCCGCCATGGATAAGGCTCTTGAGGCTAAGAAAACTGGAGAAGAGAAAGTTATCGTATTCAATCTGTCTGGACACGGACTTCTGGACATGGGCGGGTATTCCAAATACCTTCACAATGAGATTTAA